The DNA segment TGTAGTACTTGTATCAAAAAATATAGAATATTTAGGAAAAGTAAGAGAATATTTAATAGCTCGATATGGGGTTACGCCGGTTATAACTAGAGAATATGAATACCTATTAAATGATGTAGATTTTATTATAACTTCTATAAACATAGATCCTAAAAATGAAAAACTAAATATATGGTATATTGATGACAGATATATGCCCCAAAATAGTCATAATTTGCATGTGAACAATGTTACTTTTACAGTACCTTGGGAAGAGCAATCCTTAAAATATACACCTCAGTTGGTTGGAGCTATTCTGAGCCATATTGCAGGAAGAGAAATAGAAGCGGATTTGAAAAGTAATGATATTTACATTAATGAGTTTGGATTTAACCCTTAATTTAAGGGAATTACTTAGAAGAGTATAAATGTTGACATTATAAATTTGCTGATTTATAATAACTTAAATGATTATAAATTATAATTTATGTTATAATAAAATAGTTTGTTGTGTTGGAATTAAATTATGATCTTAATGATAAAGTATTAGAATATTTAAAAGGGGAGACAAGAAATGAGCGAGAAGAAATATGTAATGACTTATGAAGGGGTTAAAAAGTTAGAAGACGAATTAGAATACTTAAAAACAGTGAAAAGAAAAGAGATAACTGAAAAGATAAAAGTGGCACTTTCCTTTGGAGATTTAAGTGAAAACTCAGAATATGATGAAGCTAAAAATGAGCAGGCTTTTGTGGAAGGAAGAATTGCTCAGCTAGAAAATATGCTTAAAAATGCATCTGTAGTGGATGAAAGTGAAATAGATAAAGAAATTGTTGGAGTTGGTACAGTAGTAAAGGTTAAGGACTATGACTTTGATGAAATAGTTGATTTCATAATAGTAGGTTCTGCAGAAGCTGATCCAATGGAGAATAAAATATCTAATGAATCACCAGTTGGAATTGGACTTATAGGTAAGAGAGTTGGAGATATAGTGGAAATACCTGTTCCAGATGGAATAAGTAAGTATGAAATTTTAGAGATTAATAGAGCATAAAGTGGAGGGATTTTGATGGCGGAAGAGAAAAATTTAAATGCACAAGAGAATGAGTTAGATTTAAATGAAGTGATGAAACAGAGATTGGAGAAACTACAGGGTCTTCAACAAGAAGGTAAGGATCCTTTTGATGTTTACAAAGTTAATGTAACTCATCATGCTGAAGAAGTTAAAGAGAATTTTGAAACATTAGAAGAAAAAGAAGTCACAGTTGCAGGTAGAATATTATCTAAAAGAGGTCAAGGAAAGGTAGTATTTTCTGATGTTTATGATAAGACCGGAAAAATACAATTATTTATAAAGATAGATAATGTAGGAGAAGAAAAACTAGCAGAATACAAAAGTCTTAATATAGGAGACTTAGTAGCTGCTACAGGAACAGTATTTAAGACTAAAACTGGAGAAATATCAGTAAAAGTATCTTCTTTCCAGCTTACATGTAAATCATTAAGACCACTTCCAGAGAAGTTCCATGGGTTAAAAGATCCAGATCTTAGATATAGACATAGAGAAGTGGATATAATAATGAATCCAGAAGTAAAAGATACTTTTATAAAGAGAACAGCTATTATGAGATATATAAGAGAGTTTTTAGATAATAAAGGATTTATGGAATGTGAAACGCCTATTCTTTCACCTATAGCTGGAGGAGCTGCGGCTAGACCATTCGTAACTCATCACAATGCTTTAGATATAGATATGTATTTGAGAATTGCTACAGAATTATATTTAAAGAGATTAATAGTGGCTGGATTTGAAAAAGTATATGATATGGGCAAGAACTTTAGAAATGAAGGAATAGACATAAGACATAACCCAGAGTTTACAATGATAGAATTATATCAGGCATATGCTGATTATAATGATATGATGGAAATAACAGAAAATTTAGTAGCATATGTATGTGAAAAGGTTCTAGGTACTACAAAGGTAACATACCAAGGTACAGAAATAGATTTCACACCACCTTGGAGAAGAATAACTATGGTGGATGCAGTTAATGAATTTGCTGGAGTTAACTTTAATGAAATAAGTAATGAT comes from the Haloimpatiens massiliensis genome and includes:
- the greA gene encoding transcription elongation factor GreA, giving the protein MSEKKYVMTYEGVKKLEDELEYLKTVKRKEITEKIKVALSFGDLSENSEYDEAKNEQAFVEGRIAQLENMLKNASVVDESEIDKEIVGVGTVVKVKDYDFDEIVDFIIVGSAEADPMENKISNESPVGIGLIGKRVGDIVEIPVPDGISKYEILEINRA
- the lysS gene encoding lysine--tRNA ligase encodes the protein MKQRLEKLQGLQQEGKDPFDVYKVNVTHHAEEVKENFETLEEKEVTVAGRILSKRGQGKVVFSDVYDKTGKIQLFIKIDNVGEEKLAEYKSLNIGDLVAATGTVFKTKTGEISVKVSSFQLTCKSLRPLPEKFHGLKDPDLRYRHREVDIIMNPEVKDTFIKRTAIMRYIREFLDNKGFMECETPILSPIAGGAAARPFVTHHNALDIDMYLRIATELYLKRLIVAGFEKVYDMGKNFRNEGIDIRHNPEFTMIELYQAYADYNDMMEITENLVAYVCEKVLGTTKVTYQGTEIDFTPPWRRITMVDAVNEFAGVNFNEISNDEEAQKIAKEKNLEFKKDLKFVTKGDVLNALFEEFAEEHMIQPTFIYDYPVEISPLTKKKRGNEEFTERFEGFIFGREICNAYSELNDPVVQRDRFVQQAKERELGDDEAYVIDEDFMHALEIGMPPTGGLGIGIDRLVMFLTDSYSIRDVILFPTMKPAQNNK